Below is a genomic region from Castanea sativa cultivar Marrone di Chiusa Pesio chromosome 2, ASM4071231v1.
ACATCCCAACGAATCCTCCCAGTAGAAAAGCACATAACCTCTGTTACTGAAGATCCCTTGCCCGACTAATTCGATAAAATTCTGGAAAGGCCTCCTTGAGGgtacaatccccacaccacacatgctCCCAAGACTTCGCTCTAGTACCATCACCCACATCATGCTGTAGGAGTTTTGAAAAGTTCAACTATTCACTTTTAATGAATTTCCTGAGGCTAACACCATACGCACTAGACACAGTTTTCGTGCAATCCTCCTTCATAGAGCATCTGTCTCCATGCCATACCTCCACTACCATTTGCCTAACAAGGCAGAGTTGGAACTTCTCAAATGTCTAATACCTAGCCCCCCAACATGCACTGGCTTACAAACCTTAGCCCATTTCTTCCCTTAATAAGGGATTATCTCTACTGTTGATTTTGAAGTGCAAAAAATTCTCCACTATACACGTTAAAAGAAGTACCCAAAGGTCTCCCACTAACCTAAATGTTAGGTAGTCATACCACTGCATACTTACCAAATAGCAATAACTGCAAGGTGTAGGAAGCCATGGGTATGAGTTAGTAATCATTTCAATAGCCACTGACCAAATAGAAATAATGGCAAGGTATGGATAGTCATTGGTATGAACCAGTTGTAATTTTAAGACAGACAAGCACAAAATAACTCTTACAAAGATaatgttaggaaaaaaaaatatgaatgcGCTAAGAAATCATAACTTTGGTTTACATTTTAGGTAAACTCTGTATTGTGCTAATAAAACGAAAGTCATTCGTAGTTTTATATTAGAATTTATGGGTACTGCTGAATGTTTTATACTTTCCGTTGGTGGCCCAGATTTAGAAGTTCTGGGGCGGATTCATTGTTGAGTGGGTAGCTAGATCATGTGTGGGATCTCACACTGTATCAGCTAGAGTGAGTTCATTCTTGTtgtcttagtttttttttttttacttattctcCATTGCACTCATGTTTCTCATTCCTCTTATAGgagttctttctttctctctggCCCTATTCTATTTTCAGAGatgtcatttataaaaaaatcctcacccccccccccccctccaaaaaaaaaaagaacgaacAAGAAAAACATTGAAATGTTGTGATGTTTTTCAGGATTTGTAGTGATGTGGTTGGAAGAGGGAAGAAGAGAGAATTAGAAAATTCAGAGGTACAACAAGAGAAGGAGATGATAAGGGGGGCCATTCTCAAACATACACATAACAGACAACATAATCAATACAAAAGGCTTACTAAAAAGACTTCCATATCTCCACCTTTTCTATAGCCCAAGAGTCAAGACACAGCTATCTCATTATTGCTACAACTTCCAATGCTCCAAACATAACTCATGACGTACCAATTGACTAAGACCAACTTCCCAAACTACTTTTAAACTTCCAAGGATCTCACTTAAAATGCTTGTCTCAAAATTACATAGCCCATTATTGCACTACATCAGGCAGGTTCCTTTTAAtgcataaaacttaaaatacaatTTGCAACCTCATTTTACCACCCTTCTCTGCACTAAAAAAGTTTCATATTTGATTTCATTTATGTTATTATTAATAACTGAAAGAgtcttgaaaaataaaagaagaatgaattgatgagttttgattgattttctttgGATTATATTTATTTGGCTTTGATTGAGCAAAATGTGTGGAAATGGTAAGTGGTAACATCCAAACTCCGGTTTTGAAAGGTCTTTGAGTGCCTGTCCATATTTTGTTGTTGCCATGTCTAATTGTTACCGGAGCCTAGAATATATGTTGCCAACCCCAATTAGTTTGTTGAGTATTCATAACCGACCCAAAAGTTCAGGACAAAGTTTTTGCTGTTATGGTTGTCGTATTTACTTCCCTTGTGGTTGAGCAAGTTTTTACCCATAAATGTAGGCATTACAGACTGAGAATATTAACGCTTAAGTTATGTTGTTTTCTTGCTATGTATTCTTACTCTGTCTATATTCACAATAACCTAGATGCTTTTGTGAACTTATTGTCTGAAGGCACTGGACGCAGCCGAAGCTGATGAATTGGTTCTAGGGAACTGGAAATCTCAAGCTACCATAAGTGGTATGTCTGTTCTTGATGATCAAGAGGTATTCTTCCCTATGGTCCAGGTTGGAAGTCATCACTCTAAGTGGATCGCTGCAAAAAATCCCAGCCAACAGCCGGTTGTAATGCAGCTTATCCTTAACTCAGGAGAGATTATTGATGAATGCAGGGGCCCAGATGGTTTCACACAACCTCCATCGGGTAGTTTGGTTCATAATGAGTCAACTTCTCCAGCAAAATATGGATTCTCAATGGCAGAGAGTGCACTAACTGAGGCTTATGTTCATCCTTATGGTAGAGCATTGTTTGGGCCAATTTTCTTCCAACCTTCAAATCGATGTGGGTGGAGCAGCTCAGCTCTGATAAGGAATAATCTTTCAGGTGTAGAGTGGCTATCTTTGAGGGGATTTGGAGGGTCACTTTCCTTGGTCTTGCTGGAGGGGTCTGAGCCTGTTCAGAGTGTAGAGTTTAACCTCAACTTGTCAATTCCTCCGAATATCTCCCCCCCAGACATTTTGGTTCAGACGGAAGATACAATTAATGCCTGTTCACAGCCATTCTCGAAAGAGCTTTATGCCAAGAACACTGGAGACTTGCCATTGGAGGTGAGAAAAATTGAAGTTTCTGGAACAGAGTGTGGGATGGATGGATTTATGGTACATACTTGTAAAGGTTTTTCTCTTGAACCTGGGGAATCAACAAAGCTTCTGATATCATACCAGTCTGATTTATCTGCAGCCATGGTACATAGAGATCTTGAACTGGACTTGGCTACTGGTATTCTTGTGATTCCCATGAAGGCCCGTCTTCCCCTGCACATGCTCAATATCTGTAATCAATCAGTTTTCTGGATGAGAGTGAAAAAAGCCTCTGTAGCAGTCCTCGTTGTTGTTTGCTTGATGTTACTGGTGTTCTGTTGCCTATTTTCCCAGGTGATAATAACCTTTGGTTCGCAGGATTATTTATGCAAGAGCGAGAAGGGTTCCATTGCTACTAATTTAAGGAAGGCAGGGAAAACTGCTCGTGTGCATTGTAACCAGAGAAATGGCAACTTGTCTGTATCCAATGAGATAGATAGTCTGTTGACGTCTATTGAGGAAGACAAAAACTCATTGCAGGCATCTGTTGGTAGATTTCCGGTTGGCCAGGGTGGGATCCCAGAACAGGGAATGATTGCTCAACATGTGAGACCAACTCTGGAAAATTGTAAACAAACTAATGATTCCCTAGACACTCAAAAGGAAAGAGCATTTCCAACCTCTTTGCCGTCAAAGTCTGTAGAAGTTGAGAATTCTGATATGATAGAAGCATCCCAACATGGTAAGCTTACAGTAAAAACTGGAAAAGATAAGGGAAGAAGGCGAAAGAAGCGAAAGGATGCTGTTTCCAAATTAACAGGATTATTTGAAGTGTCTAGTAGTCAGAGTGGAAATTCCACACCTTCATCTCCCTTATCTCCAGTCACATCTGTAACACCTAAACGGACACGGCCGCTGTCTCCTGATATGGAACAAACTAGTGAGGCTAGGTATCCATGTACTCAAGTAGCAGATCGACTGTGTCTGAAGAATCGAGTTCTTAGATCTGCTACTGAGGTAAACATGTTGGAGCCCAAGGTGCCTGCAAAGCAAAGCAGTAACAACTTGTTCTTTCCTACTCAAGAGCAACCTTCAGCATCCAGAAAACCTACTAGTAAGCCTGTACTGTTGCCTTCTGCGACTTTTCCATGTCATGGTAGGGCTGCCCCTGATGTGTTATACTCTTCCCGTTTTCTGGCTTCAACCTCTAAAATTGCTCCACATGCTCGAGCTCCTGGGTCCAAACTCTACAATCAGCAAACAGTGGAAAAGGCAAGGCTTGGGGATAAATATACGTATGATATCTGGGGTGATCATTTTTCTGGACTTCATTTAATGGGTCGGTCAAAGGATGTTACTTTCATGATCTCCAGTCCTACTAAAAATGACTCTGAAAGCTTCTTTGTAAGGGGTCCTCAAGCCCTTGTGACCAAGTCTCAATCAAAATCTGTAGGTTTTGAAAAAGAAGGTTAGATAAATTActaaataatcattaaaatatttgcaGCTGCAAATCTCTCTAGTCTCTAGCTTGCACATCTATAGTCATTTCCATTCATATATGAGGTGAGACTGATTTTTTAGTCTTCCATTTATAAGTATTTCAttaaaccattttaaaaaaaaatcagggattttcaatatatatatattattttcattaaaccatttttttccctaaaaggaaaaaagaaatacaagttTTCAGTCACAGTGGCTTCCCTTTCTATATTTTTAATCTATTGggaattgttcttaaaaaaaaaaaaatacccttgCTTTTAAAATCTTTacctacttttcttttttcaccttTTGTACCACACACGGGCGCACACAcagacacaaaataaaagataaaatggtTGAAAAAGataagaggaagagaaatcaaGCACCTGTGCtttatttggtaaaatttaGACTAACATGGCTCATCATTTACTTCTGTTTATTGCCAAGGATATGCCATCAAACTTTGCCTTTTTCTTCgcccccctttttttattttattgttaatagTCGAAATAtaattctttgttttcttaCTCGTGACGTCCTTCCTAAAAcagttgtttttcttttctttagccTTTGATGTGTGAGATCAACATGGCTCTTTCAGATTAAAGTGGTACACTTATCAAACATTTCAAATGAATAGCCATTTTCTTcgcaaatttattttccttatcCTTTTTCTACACGTGTAATTAATATAACCATGGTCTAGATCTATGGAATTTGAGAGAATGAAAGTCAATAAATCCATTAGAAGTTATCTAGGATATGTTTTATCTTTCACATATTATTGGTGCATTATACTCCTTTTTGAACAATTATTCCATGGTTCTACAAATTTTTGTGCAGAAAACCATTCAAAGTTCTGTGATTGCAATTTATTAGCGATTAGTTCACACATCTCCATTTTGGATAAATTActaaaggaaaataataaaagaaagttCACAAACAAAGCTACAAGTTATTATTGGCTTGTGTTTGTTATCTAACTTTCTATTATGCAAGGCATTTATGCTGTTGCCAGTGCGTGCAATGCAATATAGAAGACattgataatctagaaatctgCAAGTGATTGCAAAATTTCAGAACTCGGGAAGTGAGTTGAtacttaggctgcgtttgttttggctgaaaagcATTTCagcaaattattttacaccagGCGCCATGTTTGGTACGTACAAAAAATTGGGTCAACGGAAATTATTTTACGCGTTGATCGTAAAATAAGCCTCTTCACCCGGAAAAccatttcagtttttattttaccttcaaatttcattttacgGACTgaaaacagagaaagagagagagagagcaacggTAAGGTCGATCCACACAAACCCATCGCTGGTCAGATCATGTCGTTTAGATCTCGCTGCCGCCCTGTAGCTTGTCTCCTCTAGCTCTCTCGATCTCATCGCCGCCGCCCTCTAGATCGACTCACCCATGATCGATCTCGTCGTCACCTCCAAAGATCATCGTCACCGCCTCTAGATCAACCCCCCTTGACCTGATTTCAACCAAGTTTCTCGATCTATCTCCctctttccctcaatctctccctctttcttccTCCCTCTCTCTGGTTTGACCGACTCAATGTctccctctttcttctttcctctctctggTTTGACCGAGTTTGAGAGGATTAatggtttaatttgatttttgtttcttttaaatgcaattttttattataaaatttatttggaagctgagaaaatagttaaaaaaatgtgagaaattagtagaaaatttacattttcaaaatgttaccaaacacttaaattattttttaatataatttttaaaatgcaaccaaacactagaaaatattttccttttctgaaaatattttcatctaaaaatattttacacccaaaaaatattttacactaagACAAACACAGCCTAGGTGCAAATACAAGGCACCCAACGAAAGGCACTTGGTAGCAAGGAAAACACGTGTTAATGGTACATATGACTTTGACAACTTGCGACATATACCtaaatgctaaatgctaaatgtGGATTTGTATTGGTGTTCGTTCCATATTTCATTCAGGTGTAATTGAAAGCAATTATTTACGTATTTCATTATGGTGTATGTGCTTTAATGCATGCTGAGTAAATTGAAGGGGAGGAATGGATGATGTATCTATAAATTTAGATTGCACATCCTACTTGTACATGAATAGGATCTGACGCTGTCACACGGACACGGGTGTACTTCGATTTAATTCTACTTATTGTTGGTTGCATCTTTCGACCAATCTGACCTTTGCCTGGGTTTACGTGGATCGAAATTGATACTCGTGACTCAAATCTACCTGTTAGAGTTggaagagcattctcatcaagagTAAATGCTataaatgtcaaattttaatatcaaatttgtaaaaagCACACTCTATCAAAGAATTGTAAATTCTATTAATTTTGCAATCTAGCTACAGTGGGCTGCTATCTATCTCTAGCAGCCCACTGTagcaaaattgtaaaaaaaagaaaaaaaagatttgtttaATGATAGTTGCTGGGTACAAAAAACATGGTATGAATGATAgttatttgaaaacataaagaaagaataaagaaagcataaaaaaaaaatatttaaataaagtggtaaaataatagaacttttgatgttaggtgtattgtaaagtgagatgTTAAAATGTATAAAGTAACattttgagatgctaaatgctaaattgtttacaattcttaatgaGAATGCTCACTAGAAGAGAACTTCAAAACACAGCATACTGCCCTACTCAAAACACAGCAGGACACCCTGCAATTGCAACAATACAAGGCAGTTACCATTTTACCAATAGACCTTGCTCTTAAGCACATACGAGCACAGTTACACAAAGTGTTTGGCACTGCTTCGCAATAACTAGCACTTCATCTTACACCATGTTTAATTTGCTTGATAATAGCTTCTGATAAAATGTTGCTGTTGTATACCCCGCCATTATGCTGCAATGCAACCACATTAGCATGCATAAAGTTGCTTTAAACCCTCCAATCTTCAAGCATCTTAAGGCTTCACTGGAAACTTGCAGACCAAGAGGAGTCAACTTGATGAATTATCACATGAAACCAGTAATTAGGGGTGTGCAGCCAACCCACCAAAACCGACCTGACTCAACCCAACTCGCtaggttgggtcggtttttagggcttggtaGGTTaggttacaaaattttttttgatagcgggtcgggttgggtttagGTTATAAAATTCCAAACCTGCCAAACCCGACtcgacccacccatatatttaatatatatatatatatatatatttttttttaaaatatacaatataattaataatttttttaaaataactagctcttcctatcttatataaaaaccaattagttcacacaaatccaagtaaattactattgttgtttagacattagtgttgtttgcctttaaggagttacattgatactaatttttgggttttttttataaatatatttatgtttatatttttttctactcaatttaataataataataataatttgtccaacccatggattcaacccgacccaacctgACCCATTTGAgttgggttggacttatgtgatgggttgggttgtattttttttgacccactatggtgggttgggtcaaaaaatccccTTAACCTGatccatgcacacccctacaAGCAATTTAGACTAAATCATTCTAATgaagaacattaaaaaaaactggTTGTCTtgattctcaattttgtttcTACAAAACACACAACACTTCACAAGCATAACTCCATTCTAAGCCTTTCTCTAGTTGATACCCTATTTAGAAAGGCTAGCAGATAAATGAATGCTTGGGATGATGCCAAATCAAGTTTCATACTTAATGTTCAACTCTAATTTCATTCCAAGCAAGAGGACAGGTGTAGTTACCATACTTTGAAATTACCCATTGCACAAAATCTACATTAGCCAAGTGTATCCTTGATAAGCCTGCTTGCATGAGTCTCGTTTCTTCTGATCTAGCAGGGTGCCATACCAACATCCATCGTTAACATATTCGATACTTTGGCTTCCATGGAACTGGCAGCTTCAACAATCGATCTATGACTAAATTTAGGAGTAAAGCACCCTCAGGATGCCAGTAATCCTATCAAATGAAGATCCCATCATCATTTCAATGGACTCTAGAAGCAAATATCCCTATGTTTTGAGTCCAGCTCGTGACAGGAGAAGTTTAGAGAATTTCTCTTGGTTTTGGAATTCCACATCAACCAGAGGAATAATGAGGtgcactaatatatatatataaataaagtaaaaagcATACCATTTATTGTTGTCATTCTCCTGTTAAGCCACATTAACAGCTATATCATCCAccaattttcaacattttttcttatttttaattctttttttttcttattaattttccaaCTTATTGTTATATTTTCACTAACTTTTCCCCtcatttttaccttttcatctccccactactatctaccttaatatcacttagacatggcaaaacgggtggGTCAGATTGGGTTCGAGTTGGGTCAGTCGAGTTGCAGGTCAAAAAACGGTCATTTTAAGTGGGTTAAAAAGGGAttcgggtcaatcgggttgtGAATTGGGT
It encodes:
- the LOC142624703 gene encoding uncharacterized protein LOC142624703; protein product: MDFETLTIRAQLSMYRRRGLLHRVRVFQIIVVLLYNLFSLATCGPSSMNGMLKSVDHDACESYRDGNDVGFLDIGVGDASSRYGNPGTHLNAGTVCANSHSFCFPSTLPGFSSKEHEHKAGDALEESTKDGGRAGNKSWSSDYGMFKLLKGGIVSCSLNSREGVNQLSSIQADSPNQNYISSCRRSLLNQKGMRFRPEKKSEMTTKAGSFDGSLSPNVEINPSVLDWGQKHLYLPSLAFLTVANTCNDSILHVYEPFSTDFQFYPCNFSETLLGPGEVASICFVYLPRWLGLSSAHLILQTSSGGFLVQAKGFAIESPYEIQPILGLDVSSGGGWSKNLSLFNPFDETLHVEEVTAWISVSLGHSSHYTEVLCSMENSQGSDDLGLPIEKDQLVVKSDEVGLPLLAMRPHGKWEIDPRSTETVLEIDFSTDSEGKIFGGFCMQLLRSSLDKSDTIMVPLEAELDRKAAYTDLSVSVSAFLQPLLSCDASETIGVAMSLRNGASYLLNFVEISEVSDTKLFHIKYKAGLLLFPGTITQVALITCTDLVELRDSSPEISNIYGNCKLLILTNDSSSPQIEIPCRDITHFCIRHQLNSSVGYGYQSEKAESGNTRIGSLGSGMHSPSDIKALDAAEADELVLGNWKSQATISGMSVLDDQEVFFPMVQVGSHHSKWIAAKNPSQQPVVMQLILNSGEIIDECRGPDGFTQPPSGSLVHNESTSPAKYGFSMAESALTEAYVHPYGRALFGPIFFQPSNRCGWSSSALIRNNLSGVEWLSLRGFGGSLSLVLLEGSEPVQSVEFNLNLSIPPNISPPDILVQTEDTINACSQPFSKELYAKNTGDLPLEVRKIEVSGTECGMDGFMVHTCKGFSLEPGESTKLLISYQSDLSAAMVHRDLELDLATGILVIPMKARLPLHMLNICNQSVFWMRVKKASVAVLVVVCLMLLVFCCLFSQVIITFGSQDYLCKSEKGSIATNLRKAGKTARVHCNQRNGNLSVSNEIDSLLTSIEEDKNSLQASVGRFPVGQGGIPEQGMIAQHVRPTLENCKQTNDSLDTQKERAFPTSLPSKSVEVENSDMIEASQHGKLTVKTGKDKGRRRKKRKDAVSKLTGLFEVSSSQSGNSTPSSPLSPVTSVTPKRTRPLSPDMEQTSEARYPCTQVADRLCLKNRVLRSATEVNMLEPKVPAKQSSNNLFFPTQEQPSASRKPTSKPVLLPSATFPCHGRAAPDVLYSSRFLASTSKIAPHARAPGSKLYNQQTVEKARLGDKYTYDIWGDHFSGLHLMGRSKDVTFMISSPTKNDSESFFVRGPQALVTKSQSKSVGFEKEG